The DNA sequence aagggaaagagtgGGCAACCAAAGGTGGCTTCTCTCCCTGGGTGTGACTTTAGTAGCACCCTACCCGCTGGGAACTGGACTTGAGTTTTTGCTATTATCATTTattagtttgtttattttgatcTAGTGATAGTTGCTTATCTTGACTCCGTCTGGTCTATGGCGCATGCTTTGGAGCAACAAAGCTATCATTTTCTTAGTTTATCTTCCTTGAAACTGAGTTCTGTTGGAAGTTTATTGTTTTGATGTGGTTTTATTTTCCAGATATTGTACAGCATTTTTATTCGTTTGTTACTCCGGAATCAGATAGCACTCCATATGCAACAGTATTATCCTTGTTGCTCCAATCCTTGCAAAAGATTCCAAATGTTGTCGAATCCCATTCTCAACAGTTTATATCTTTGTTCTTAAAGTTTCTGGGCTATAATCTCAATGATCTTATGAGGTAGCGTTCTGCTGGATCTTGTGTATTTTTGTTGGTGATACTTGCCTACTTCATGTGCTTTTAAAGGTTCAAGTGAGCTATCTCATTAAAAGTTGGTTTGGCTTTTTTATTTGGTATTGCAGTGTGGGATTATTCGATTCACGCGCTTGTAAAGGCAGAGAGTGGAAGGGTGTCCTTAAGGAATGGTTAAACTTGCTGAAAATAATGCGCAACCCCAGGTCTTTTTATCAGAGTCAATTTCTTAGAGAAGTTCTGCAAAATAGGTTGGTGCAGTGTTTGGATGACGAGTTGTATTTTTTACTTGGGGCTCATCTATTCTTGTTGTATTAGTTGTTCTTTTCGGTTTTTAGTCTCAGTTCGAGTGCAGTGAGTTCttatttacttaaatattttgatgtttctgttaggcttttggatgaaaatGATGCTGAAATACAGATGAAGGTTCTTGATTGCCTGTTAATTTGGAAGGAGGATTTCTTGCTTCCCTATGATCAGCATCTGAGGAACTTGATTAGTGTTAGATATCTGCGAGAAGAACTGACTACTTGGAGTTTGTCAAAAGAATCTAATTTAATTGAAGAACAGCACAGACCTTATGTTGTGCCTATAGTTATCCACCTTCTAATGCCAAAAGTTAGGAAATTGAAGGCACTTGCCTCTCGAAAGGTATATGAAAGTTGAATTATAAGATAATTATTCTTTTGCACTAATTTGTTTACATCTGCAAGGTTTTCTACTTCGCCTTTTCTTCCTAAATTTTCATCATCACATCCTTAATTAGGTATAATGTCACTTTTTATGCAGAATGCAAGTGTTCATCACAGAAAGGCAGTTCTTGGTTTCATTGCTGAACTTGATATTATGGAGCTTCCACTTTTCTTCGCATTGTTAATAAAGCCATTGCAAATTAGTTCAGAAGATACTGATAGTTCACCCGAAAATTCTATGGATCAATTTCAAGGATTAAGTTTCTTAAAGTATTTTACGGTGGATAATATAACTGCCCTGTCTTGGAAGAAGCGATATGGTTTTATGCATGTGATTGAAGATATCCTAGGAGTTTTTGATGAATTCCACATCAGACCTTTTCTTGATCTATTAATGGGATGTGTTGTTCGGGTTTTGGGAAGCTGCACATCAAGTATTGATGCTGCAAAGTGCGATGGATTATCCTCACGTGATGATCATTCTGTTGCTGACCTAACTTTACTCAATAAAGACAGTGCACCAGCAAGTCATGGCACGGTACTCTGTTTATCATGCTGAATGCTGAATCTCAAGTGTTATTAAACTCCTTCTTGTTATAGTTGATTGATAACAACTACCCTAATCGAAAAGAAATAGGGAAAATGCtgttacaatatttttaatttttacttatcaaccacaaatattgttattataattttcccCCGTACTACAGAAGCTTTTTATCTTCCTTACATTTAGTTATCTTCCTTGTTTGTGTTTAATTGCTTGCTTCTTACCAATTTTCAGAATAGCATCCTCAAATCCAATACATTTTATTTCTTCCTTACATTTTAAGCTAATGGAATAAGAGTTCAAGGGAAATCCTGTACTTCTTTTAGTTCAGTTGTAgatgtttacttataaaaaaaaaaaaaaaaaaattatatggcaACTTACTGATGAAAAGCCAACGTGCAGACAAGCAGCACTGTGAAGCAGTTCAAAGATTTAAGGTCTCTCTGCCTGAAAATCATCTCTCTTTTCCTTGACAAGTATGAAGATTACGAATTTGGTTGTGAGTTCTGGGACCTATTCTTTACATCTGTGAAACCTTTAGTTGATGGTTTCAAACAGGAGGGTTCCAGCAGTGAGAAACCAAGTTCGCTGTTTTCTTGCTTTGTTGCTATGAGTAGAAGCCACAGGCTTGTATCACTCTTGAGTAGGGAAAAGAATCTCGTTCGTGATATATTTTCAATGCTTAGTATTAAGTCAGCTTCTGAAGCTATTGTCTCATGCGTTCTTAAGTTCGTTGAGAACCTGTTGAATCTTGATAGTGAGTTCGGGGATGAAGATGCTAGTACAAAAAGAGTTTTACTTCCAAACCTTGAGGCACTTATCTGCAGCTTGCATTGCCTTTTTCAAAGTGATAGTGCAACAAAGAGGTATCTATGGTCTTCTTTGTAATTAAGTCAGTTTATGATTCTAGTTAAAACGATAACTTTACAATTCTAGTTCAAAAACAATTCTGTGAGCTCTTGTTGGAGTCAGCACCTGCCACTCCAAATATATCTTGTGTACATGaagaagtttaatttttttttgttaaattagtATTTCTGGGTAAAGGAGAAACTTCTTTTTTGATGCAGTCCTTTTTTAGACTTGCCGAGATTGGAAAGTCCCCCTAATGACATCGTTTTTCTGTACCAGGAAATTGGTCAAATGTCCTGGGGAGAGGGACATAAGAATTTTCAAGTTATTATCAAAGTATATAAAGGACCCGTTGCTAGCAAGAAAATTTGTAGATGTCTTGCTCCCATTCATAGCAAAGAGAGCTAAAGTTTCTCGTAAGTATAACTctggaaatttaaattttgctaGTTAACCTCATCAATCTTTGCTTGTTCTTTGAAATTCTGTAATTTCTTGCAGATCTGTGTTCTGAAGCTGTGCAAGTCATTCGAGAAATTGTTCCAGTGTTAGGAAGCGACAGTACTAAAAAGGTTTTAACTGCAGTTTCCCCGCTACTTACTTCTGTGGAATTGGAGATGCGGCTGTCTATTTGTCATCTTCTTGATTCTCTTGCGGAAGCTGATCCTACTATCCTGTCCATGGTATTGTATTTGAGTATTGCTTTTGGTTGATTCCAATTGATTTCTGAATCCCAATTGTCTCTGTTTTCTTAATTCGTGATTGGAATGCAGGCAAAACTTGTTCATGACTTGAATGCAACTTCTGCTGCTGAATTGGGTAGCCTTGATTATGACACCATAATAAATGCTTATGAGAAGATTTGTGTCAATTTCTTCTATAGTATTCAAGAGGATCATGCATTGGTGATTTTATCACATTGTGTATATGACATGTCTTCTGAAGAATTGATCTTAAGGCATAGTGCTTATAGGTCATTGCTCTCGTTTGTTGAATTTTCTGCCCTGATTCTTTGCCAAGATGGAAAAGGTCAGCAAGAAATGACTTCTAAGTTGATTATGCTTGATAAGGGTTGTTGGACAAGAGCATCTATTCAGCGTATAATAAAGTTCCTTTTGAAACATATGGGTGTTACTTTGAGCGGAGAAAGTAATGTCAAGAAGGTATGCAGTTCCCGTTGCCATCTCATGACTTGATGACACTACTTAATATATCCTTAAAGAAACAGAAAGAGAGACATGCTTACCTAATTTATATGTTTATGTTGCTGCGTGTATGCATGATGTAATAAATTCAATATAGTAAACTCTCTTATTTTCTCCCAgtctgaatttttttaaatgattttataattaaatgatTTAACTGAAATTGCAAAAAGTGAACTCTCTTGTATTGGCATGGTTTTTATTCTAGACTGATTTGGTTTCAGGAATGGATAGATTTACTACGAGAAATGGTGTTGAAACTTCCAGAAGTAGAAAATCTTACTTCATTGGGGGCTCTGTGTAGTAAAGATGCTGAAGTCGATTTTTTCAACAATATTGTTCATTTACAAGTGAGTTTTCTGTGTTTTATCCTGCTTAAGGCTTGATATGTTTCCATAGTCATCATTTTAGGGCTTGACTTGTTTCCATGGTTATCATTTTCTGAACACTACTCATTTCATgttttacatatattattagAGCTGTTTATTtacctgaaaaaaaaatattagagctGTTTATGTCTTAGATTCTCTATAATAAACGTCTCTTTATAATTGAAAGGACTAGACAAAATGATGGTAAATTTTTGCAttgcttaatttgcttttctcCAACATTAAGAGATGCATCTTTCTTGTCTCGATTGTTTCTATTTGAACAAAATATATCGGTTTGATATAACCATTAAGAAATGGATCATTAGTTGTTTTCTGAGCAACTGGAGCTCAATGAACACATTTGACTAGGTACTTGTGTCATCTGATATGTCCACATTGTTCTTTCAGAGACATAGGAGAGCAAGGGCATTGTCTCGTTTTAGAAATGTTATCAATACAGGCAACATGTCAGaggtaattatattattttgcttGTCATTTTCACGTCTTCCAACTACTGCCAAGCTACTGAATTTATTATGCTGTTATTGCTTCAGGGAATTATAAATAAAGTCTTCGTGCCTCTCTTTTTTAGTATGTTGTTTGATGCACAAGAAGGAAAAGGAGAAAATGTTAGAGCTGCATGCATAGAGGCCCTAGGTTCAATTTCTGGTCATGTTGAATGGAATTCATACTATGGATTATTAGTTAGATGCCTTCAAGGGGTGACGAAGAATCCTGACAAGCAAAAGCTCTTTTTGAGACTTACTTGCTCTATATTggacaattttcatttttcagaaaTTAGTAACAGCCAAAAAGCGAATGAATCTTTGGAGAATGGTACTGGTGAAGGGACCATTAGTAGGGTTTCTTCAGCTATTTTACAGGAGTGCAGTACTTCTACTATGTTAACTGAGATACAGGCATCCCTTAGTAAAACAGTGCTCCCAAAGATGCAGAAGCTACTGAATTCTGATTCTGACAAGGTCAATGTGAACATCAGTTTGGCCGCTCTGAAACTACTAAAATTACTTCCCGCAGACATAATGGACTCATTGCTTCCAAGTATCATTCATCGCATTTCAAACTTCTTAAAGAATCGTTTGGAAAGCATACGTGATGAAGCTAGATCTGCTTTGGCTGCTTGTTTGAAGGAGCTTGGGCTGGAATACCTGCAGTTTATTGTCAGGGTCTTGCGAGCTACCTTGAAACGAGGATACGAGCTGCATGTATTGGGTTATACACTCAATTTCATCTTGTCCAAGTCTCTTTTAGTTCCTGCTTGTGGGAAATTGGATTACTGTTTGGAAGATCTTCTCTCTGTAGTAGAGAATGATATTCTTGGAGATGTTGCTGAGCAAAAAGAGGTGGAAAAGATTGcttcaaaaatgaaagaaactaaGACACGAAAATCCTTGAAAACCTTGGAATTGATAGCCGAAAGCATAACATTCAAAACCCATGCCTTGAAGCTTCTTTCACCTGTTACTACACATTTGCAAAAGCAGGTGACACCAAAAGTTAAAACTGAACTGGAAAGGATGTTAAATCACATAGCCATTGGTATAGATCGTAATCCATCTGTAGATGAGACTGGTCTATTCATCTTTTTATATGGCCTTATTGAAGATGGTATTAAAGACGAAAATGGTGAGGGTGAACATTCATTAGCGGCAGAGGCAAAGAAACATCATAGAAATGACTCGCGTGGAAAAAGAATAACTTCGGGCCGGATTCTCAATGTAtcttctcatcttattattgtGTTTGCTCTCAGGATATTGCACAAACGTATCAAAAGCTTGAAACTGGGAAAATGTGAACACGGGTTATCAATGCTGGATCCTTTTGTCATGCTTCTTGTCAACTGCTTGGATTCTAAGTATGAAGATATTTTAGCTGCATCCCTTAGTTGCCTCACTCCATTGGTAAGGCTGCCTTTACCATCCCTTGAATCCCAAGCTGATAAAATGAAGGAAGCAGTCTTGGCTATTGCACAGAATTCGGTAACTTCCAGCAGTCTTCTAATGCAGTCGTGTCTGAGATTGTTGGCTGTGCTTCTACGGAGCACCAGAATCACCCTTTCATCAGATCAGTTGCACAATTTAATTCAGCTTCCCCTGTTTGttgatattgaaaaaaatccttCTAATCTTGCCCTTTCACTTTTAAAGGCCATTGTTAGCCGCAAGCTTGTTGTTGCTGAGATATATGATCTTGTAACTCAAGTTGGTGAATTGATGGTGACTAGTCAAGTGGATTCAATTCGCAAGAAATGCAGTCAAATCTTATTGCAATTTTTACTTGATTATCAGCTTTCTGTGAAACGTCTGCAGCAACACCTAGATTTTCTGCTTTCAAATCTAAGGCAAGAATTTGACATCAAATTTTGGATGAAAAAAGCCTACTTTCcatcaacaataaaattattatttactgataaaaaaaattgtattaaaaattcTCTTATATGTCCTAAAGTGACTAAATAACTGCTGCAGATATGAGCATTCAACTGGAAGAGAAGCTGTGCTTGAAATGCTTCATGCAATCATTGTCAAATTTCCAAGAAAAAATGTGGATGAGCAATCACAGACGTTATTTGTACATTTGGTGGTTTGCTTAGCCAATGATCATGATAGTAGGGTTCGTTCCATGACTGGGGCAGCTATAAAGAAGCTCATTGGGTGCATAAGCTCACATTCACTCCATTCAATTCTTGAGTACACATTATCTTGGTATTCAGAAGAGACACAGCAACTGTGGAGTGCTGCTGCACAGGTAATAATCTCTCAATTACATTCTGTGGTAGAAAATTAGGATTTGAGAGGATTACTCACCTTCATTGATTGTAATTCCGGTTACAAAGGGTTGCGATCAAGCTGAGTCGAGCTGATTAGTGGATGTTTGAGCTCGACTTGATAACATTAATGGTGGtttgagtgtattttttttttttttccctttgagaAGAAGAGAACATATCTGCAtgtttacacacacacacacatttaaaGATTGTACTTGCCACCATATAACTTGTGCTTTTGTGTGAAGCCCCATACTAAATGGCCTTTTTCCATCCTTACCTTTTATATTCCAACcaggattctctctctctctctctctctctctctgtgtgccTTTGCATTAGTTTAAAATTCAATTGATCTGATGGAGGTAAAGAAGAGGGAAATTGATGGTATTCGTTTTGGTAATATTCACAAACATGTATTACACCTATATACacataatattagtatataatcaCACGACAATGCACAAATATAGATATAACAcctgttatatatatagtctgaattaaaaagatttataactAGTCGATATATGTATACATGAGTCAATTAGATAGAATATAATTTACAATAAACTTAAACTAATAGtaaataactaaatatataactaattataagAAATAATCTATACATGCCTTGATAACATAGCTAAACATATTATGTAAGGTAAACTATAAATAAACTATGatatataactaaataaatataataacaactaACATGTGAAGCGTATAACATGTTGAATTGTAATGCATACATAAattgataatattattatacatgacataaaataaagaatatatacAAACACGTTATTAGCTCTAAAATGAGTTCAATGGTGGTCTACGTCGGCATGAGAGGTCTCGAACGGGTGCAAACAGAGGGTGGTCTACGTCGGGTAATGGTGGTCTAAAATTAGAGAAGACCCAATCCACTTATGGGCATATACTCCAGAAAGACTAGTCAATGGtacaattggagtcccattggaatcattataaagagcaataacttCTCCCGCCCAAGCAATGTGGTATCTAATACACCTAATTCATCACTCAATATGGGGGGTATCACATATGGGATCCTCGAATCTCAATTATAAGGAAGTGTATACCTCAAATCTAGATATAAATCCTAATAACTGTAACTGCTCTTTTAATctgatttttatgtttattaagATTCTGTGTTGTGTTCTCTATCACAGGTCCTGGGATTTCTGGTTGAGGTAATGAAGAAAGGATTTGAAAGACATGTTAATAGAGTATTGTCGGTGACAAGAAAAAGTTTGCAGTCTGCCATTGGTGCTGTCACCTGTAGGCAACTAGATTTCTCTGAGGAGCCTACTGTTGCTTTCTGGAGAGAGGCATACTATTCCCTTGTTATGCTGGAGAAGATGCTTCATCAGTTCCCTGATTTGTGCTTTCAAAGTGATCTTGAGGTATGCCTTCTTTACTTgggatttttgtttttggttcttACAAATTGTCAATAGTTTCTCAAGTCTTTCCATACTTAGTAGGTCCAATGATCATTTACTGCAGTTGGCCCCTGATGGGCGGGCAGTGGCCAGTGAGAGTAGTAGGGTGAGAGTTTTTAATACGTTCTtaacatttttcatttcttattgGTGTAAATACTGTCAGAAAACACTGAATCAGCAAGTCAAACCTTCAATGGGAAAGGAACATGGGAGTTTCGTTCTTCCAAACTATTGGCAAACACTATACgtgttatgcatgattttaaGACTTATTGGCTGGTATTATTATTGCTAAAATCTAAATTGTATTGCATCTTATGTCTTACAGAATAAAGTTCTTAGTTTCCCTGTTGGTTCTATTGTCACAACTCATTCTTAGTCCTCCAACAGACCTAGTCATGGTGAACATCTATATGACTAGTATCTGTTGTGACCACTTGTCAGTCTTTAGATTAGtgttattgttttttaaaacaattttattgTATAATTGGATATGTATGATGTTTTGTCGATGTGGCTGGCGACAAGAGAGTTGGTTTGATTTATGTTAGCTTTATTGAATTGCATTTTGTTCGAACTTCTTGATTGATGGgttttatgaattatttattttatttttttaaattttggattcattggttttcatttcctttatgtttaaatataaataaaaattcttgtgTCACAATTTTCAGGATATTTGGGAGGCAATCTGTGAGTTGCTTTTGCACCCACACATGTGGTTACGCCACATATCCAGTCGCCTGATAGCCTTGTACTTTGCCAGTGCAATAGAAGCAcctaaagaaaatgaagaaaaatcatTACAAGCTTATTTTCT is a window from the Carya illinoinensis cultivar Pawnee chromosome 14, C.illinoinensisPawnee_v1, whole genome shotgun sequence genome containing:
- the LOC122295052 gene encoding small subunit processome component 20 homolog isoform X2, which gives rise to MATTSHAQAVKSLNKSPGHRRFVFKTFSQRVEEIEIDVYKSLDEVKPEPSEGSSFFRDCLIEWRELNTAEDFISFYVEIMPLVQTLPLVLLHKELIVSKLLSSLHMKARLSLEPILRLIAALSRDLLVDFIPFMPRIADSLASLLQSGADREPEIIEQIFISWSYIMMYLQKYLIRDLVYLLKVTVKLRFYPKDYVQEFMAEALSFLLRNAPDEQLQYGIKRIMSEVVKKPLPTRKLGVSALLCYVMRGASSRFHSRAERVSRQLMDSAILGSEAVLEVVISAFQRLCEDIEAKELDFMLKYLYKKITNSVIGGSILHLSNLLSLLISIVQIHNGRMVYDYQSLLEHAGFLMQNILMSSGITKAEKHQTKAVDKILELMLCILNGLHNKNNMPAISDCSLQWSPVFRLRNSSLLNFIRELLQKDPCILYIFRVNILSALSDLIETSKEEVLFLLLSFCEIMEAKVQGSNFSDSTSGEVSSKIQSFLQEAICYWIGAINDIVHGDSSCSHIHETELALLWGMISCYPRMIDNPEMSSYLIDLIDALDRLLMIEAGSVAGLPKQTWQSVIGAALSSYNKSLHGKESQPEETSKFLYLAKRYTSSAQVLSAVADYLDIVYGPTVEAHSSNRKYHPELSVEKAVDAVMIFADNLRHSNKGIRFSTLRILCHYEPLSSVDSTDDQAVGKKTKSEVAQGSHMDSQGMNVLQLLLSIEETSLSISTSRKVILWISRIQMGLPAGRVPRAYVPLVLNGIIGVLNNRFSYLWNPALECLAVLLSQHVRVVWDEFISCLEQYQSIFHTSKEQDRGNSELHEELSDSTPYATVLSLLLQSLQKIPNVVESHSQQFISLFLKFLGYNLNDLMSVGLFDSRACKGREWKGVLKEWLNLLKIMRNPRSFYQSQFLREVLQNRLLDENDAEIQMKVLDCLLIWKEDFLLPYDQHLRNLISVRYLREELTTWSLSKESNLIEEQHRPYVVPIVIHLLMPKVRKLKALASRKNASVHHRKAVLGFIAELDIMELPLFFALLIKPLQISSEDTDSSPENSMDQFQGLSFLKYFTVDNITALSWKKRYGFMHVIEDILGVFDEFHIRPFLDLLMGCVVRVLGSCTSSIDAAKCDGLSSRDDHSVADLTLLNKDSAPASHGTTSSTVKQFKDLRSLCLKIISLFLDKYEDYEFGCEFWDLFFTSVKPLVDGFKQEGSSSEKPSSLFSCFVAMSRSHRLVSLLSREKNLVRDIFSMLSIKSASEAIVSCVLKFVENLLNLDSEFGDEDASTKRVLLPNLEALICSLHCLFQSDSATKRKLVKCPGERDIRIFKLLSKYIKDPLLARKFVDVLLPFIAKRAKVSHLCSEAVQVIREIVPVLGSDSTKKVLTAVSPLLTSVELEMRLSICHLLDSLAEADPTILSMAKLVHDLNATSAAELGSLDYDTIINAYEKICVNFFYSIQEDHALVILSHCVYDMSSEELILRHSAYRSLLSFVEFSALILCQDGKGQQEMTSKLIMLDKGCWTRASIQRIIKFLLKHMGVTLSGESNVKKEWIDLLREMVLKLPEVENLTSLGALCSKDAEVDFFNNIVHLQRHRRARALSRFRNVINTGNMSEGIINKVFVPLFFSMLFDAQEGKGENVRAACIEALGSISGHVEWNSYYGLLVRCLQGVTKNPDKQKLFLRLTCSILDNFHFSEISNSQKANESLENGTGEGTISRVSSAILQECSTSTMLTEIQASLSKTVLPKMQKLLNSDSDKVNVNISLAALKLLKLLPADIMDSLLPSIIHRISNFLKNRLESIRDEARSALAACLKELGLEYLQFIVRVLRATLKRGYELHVLGYTLNFILSKSLLVPACGKLDYCLEDLLSVVENDILGDVAEQKEVEKIASKMKETKTRKSLKTLELIAESITFKTHALKLLSPVTTHLQKQVTPKVKTELERMLNHIAIGIDRNPSVDETGLFIFLYGLIEDGIKDENGEGEHSLAAEAKKHHRNDSRGKRITSGRILNVSSHLIIVFALRILHKRIKSLKLGKCEHGLSMLDPFVMLLVNCLDSKYEDILAASLSCLTPLVRLPLPSLESQADKMKEAVLAIAQNSVTSSSLLMQSCLRLLAVLLRSTRITLSSDQLHNLIQLPLFVDIEKNPSNLALSLLKAIVSRKLVVAEIYDLVTQVGELMVTSQVDSIRKKCSQILLQFLLDYQLSVKRLQQHLDFLLSNLRYEHSTGREAVLEMLHAIIVKFPRKNVDEQSQTLFVHLVVCLANDHDSRVRSMTGAAIKKLIGCISSHSLHSILEYTLSWYSEETQQLWSAAAQVLGFLVEVMKKGFERHVNRVLSVTRKSLQSAIGAVTCRQLDFSEEPTVAFWREAYYSLVMLEKMLHQFPDLCFQSDLEDIWEAICELLLHPHMWLRHISSRLIALYFASAIEAPKENEEKSLQAYFLMKPSRLFIIAVSLCCQLKTQLDDSSTDLITQNLVFTICGMNSLMAQMEFWSTLEQHEQVHFLEAFQLLDSRKGKSVFLSLTSGVSYQKDPGQSNDIRHAIVSYLLKRMGKIALQMEAVQMKIIFNCFSKLSSQISRDDCLHYVPEILLPLYKVCEGFSGKVIPDDIKQLAEEVRETIKNTIGIQNFVQVYSEIRKNLKAKRDKRKQEEKVMAVVNPMRNAKRKLRIAAKHRANKKRKIMTMKMGRWVHQKQRTM
- the LOC122295052 gene encoding small subunit processome component 20 homolog isoform X1, whose amino-acid sequence is MATTSHAQAVKSLNKSPGHRRFVFKTFSQRVEEIEIDVYKSLDEVKPEPSEGSSFFRDCLIEWRELNTAEDFISFYVEIMPLVQTLPLVLLHKELIVSKLLSSLHMKARLSLEPILRLIAALSRDLLVDFIPFMPRIADSLASLLQSGADREPEIIEQIFISWSYIMMYLQKYLIRDLVYLLKVTVKLRFYPKDYVQEFMAEALSFLLRNAPDEQLQYGIKRIMSEVVKKPLPTRKLGVSALLCYVMRGASSRFHSRAERVSRQLMDSAILGSEAVLEVVISAFQRLCEDIEAKELDFMLKYLYKKITNSVIGGSILHLSNLLSLLISIVQIHNGRMVYDYQSLLEHAGFLMQNILMSSGITKAEKHQTKAVDKILELMLCILNGLHNKNNMPAISDCSLQWSPVFRLRNSSLLNFIRELLQKDPCILYIFRVNILSALSDLIETSKEEVLFLLLSFCEIMEAKVQGSNFSDSTSGEVSSKIQSFLQEAICYWIGAINDIVHGDSSCSHIHETELALLWGMISCYPRMIDNPEMSSYLIDLIDALDRLLMIEAGSVAGLPKQTWQSVIGAALSSYNKSLHGKESQPEETSKFLYLAKRYTSSAQVLSAVADYLDIVYGPTVEAHSSNRKYHPELSVEKAVDAVMIFADNLRHSNKGIRFSTLRILCHYEPLSSVDSTDDQAVGKKTKSEVAQGSHMDSQGMNVLQLLLSIEETSLSISTSRKVILWISRIQMGLPAGRVPRAYVPLVLNGIIGVLNNRFSYLWNPALECLAVLLSQHVRVVWDEFISCLEQYQSIFHTSKEQDRGNSELHEELSDIVQHFYSFVTPESDSTPYATVLSLLLQSLQKIPNVVESHSQQFISLFLKFLGYNLNDLMSVGLFDSRACKGREWKGVLKEWLNLLKIMRNPRSFYQSQFLREVLQNRLLDENDAEIQMKVLDCLLIWKEDFLLPYDQHLRNLISVRYLREELTTWSLSKESNLIEEQHRPYVVPIVIHLLMPKVRKLKALASRKNASVHHRKAVLGFIAELDIMELPLFFALLIKPLQISSEDTDSSPENSMDQFQGLSFLKYFTVDNITALSWKKRYGFMHVIEDILGVFDEFHIRPFLDLLMGCVVRVLGSCTSSIDAAKCDGLSSRDDHSVADLTLLNKDSAPASHGTTSSTVKQFKDLRSLCLKIISLFLDKYEDYEFGCEFWDLFFTSVKPLVDGFKQEGSSSEKPSSLFSCFVAMSRSHRLVSLLSREKNLVRDIFSMLSIKSASEAIVSCVLKFVENLLNLDSEFGDEDASTKRVLLPNLEALICSLHCLFQSDSATKRKLVKCPGERDIRIFKLLSKYIKDPLLARKFVDVLLPFIAKRAKVSHLCSEAVQVIREIVPVLGSDSTKKVLTAVSPLLTSVELEMRLSICHLLDSLAEADPTILSMAKLVHDLNATSAAELGSLDYDTIINAYEKICVNFFYSIQEDHALVILSHCVYDMSSEELILRHSAYRSLLSFVEFSALILCQDGKGQQEMTSKLIMLDKGCWTRASIQRIIKFLLKHMGVTLSGESNVKKEWIDLLREMVLKLPEVENLTSLGALCSKDAEVDFFNNIVHLQRHRRARALSRFRNVINTGNMSEGIINKVFVPLFFSMLFDAQEGKGENVRAACIEALGSISGHVEWNSYYGLLVRCLQGVTKNPDKQKLFLRLTCSILDNFHFSEISNSQKANESLENGTGEGTISRVSSAILQECSTSTMLTEIQASLSKTVLPKMQKLLNSDSDKVNVNISLAALKLLKLLPADIMDSLLPSIIHRISNFLKNRLESIRDEARSALAACLKELGLEYLQFIVRVLRATLKRGYELHVLGYTLNFILSKSLLVPACGKLDYCLEDLLSVVENDILGDVAEQKEVEKIASKMKETKTRKSLKTLELIAESITFKTHALKLLSPVTTHLQKQVTPKVKTELERMLNHIAIGIDRNPSVDETGLFIFLYGLIEDGIKDENGEGEHSLAAEAKKHHRNDSRGKRITSGRILNVSSHLIIVFALRILHKRIKSLKLGKCEHGLSMLDPFVMLLVNCLDSKYEDILAASLSCLTPLVRLPLPSLESQADKMKEAVLAIAQNSVTSSSLLMQSCLRLLAVLLRSTRITLSSDQLHNLIQLPLFVDIEKNPSNLALSLLKAIVSRKLVVAEIYDLVTQVGELMVTSQVDSIRKKCSQILLQFLLDYQLSVKRLQQHLDFLLSNLRYEHSTGREAVLEMLHAIIVKFPRKNVDEQSQTLFVHLVVCLANDHDSRVRSMTGAAIKKLIGCISSHSLHSILEYTLSWYSEETQQLWSAAAQVLGFLVEVMKKGFERHVNRVLSVTRKSLQSAIGAVTCRQLDFSEEPTVAFWREAYYSLVMLEKMLHQFPDLCFQSDLEDIWEAICELLLHPHMWLRHISSRLIALYFASAIEAPKENEEKSLQAYFLMKPSRLFIIAVSLCCQLKTQLDDSSTDLITQNLVFTICGMNSLMAQMEFWSTLEQHEQVHFLEAFQLLDSRKGKSVFLSLTSGVSYQKDPGQSNDIRHAIVSYLLKRMGKIALQMEAVQMKIIFNCFSKLSSQISRDDCLHYVPEILLPLYKVCEGFSGKVIPDDIKQLAEEVRETIKNTIGIQNFVQVYSEIRKNLKAKRDKRKQEEKVMAVVNPMRNAKRKLRIAAKHRANKKRKIMTMKMGRWVHQKQRTM